From Fusobacterium varium:
ATTTATTAACAATTATAGCAATTGCTCCATCTCCAGTAACATTGCAAGCAGTTCCAAAACTATCTTGAGTCAGGTATAAAGCTATCATTAAAGATGTAAGCTCAGGACCAAATCCCAACATACTTTCTAATAATCCCAAAGCTGCCATAACTGCTCCACCTGGCACTCCTGGTGCTGCTACCATTGTTACTCCCAGCATAAGTATGAATCCAAACATTCCTGAGAATGTGATTGGCATTCCATTCAACATCATAACTGCCATTGAGCAGCTTACAAGTGTTATTGTACTTCCTGATAGATGAATAGTTGCGCATAAAGGAATAGTAAAATCTGCAATTCCTTCATTTACTCCATTTTCTTTTGTTTGATTAAGTGTAACTGGAATAGTTGCTGCTGATGACTGTGTTCCTATTGCTGTGAAATATGCTGGAAGCATTTTTCTTATTAACAATATTGGATTAGCACCTGATAAAGTTCCTGCTATTGTATATTGAACCAATAGAATAACAAAGTGAAGAATTATAATTATTCCAAATACTTTTGCAAATACAGACATGATCTTTACTATTTCTCCAGCATAAGTCATGTTTGCAAAAATACCAGCTATATAGAAAGGTAAGAATGGAATAATAATATTTGTTATTATCTTTTCAACAATTGTCTGAACTTCATTCATAAAGTTTTTGATTGTTGTTCCTTCAACTACTGCTATTCCTATACCAAGTGTAAATGCCATTAATAATGCTGTCATAACTCCCATAATCGGAGGCATATCAACTGTCAAATATCCACTTAAAAGCCCTGCTTCTGGATGACTTCCTTCAGCTAAAGCAGCCCCAGTTGG
This genomic window contains:
- a CDS encoding sodium:proton antiporter codes for the protein MKKLGLLPKLIIGLIAGIIIGKIGFIPLLRVMLTFNGLFGNFLQFVIPLIILGFVAPGIGDLGKKAGKLLAVTTVLAYGSTIVSGSLAYFTNSILLKKILPTGAALAEGSHPEAGLLSGYLTVDMPPIMGVMTALLMAFTLGIGIAVVEGTTIKNFMNEVQTIVEKIITNIIIPFLPFYIAGIFANMTYAGEIVKIMSVFAKVFGIIIILHFVILLVQYTIAGTLSGANPILLIRKMLPAYFTAIGTQSSAATIPVTLNQTKENGVNEGIADFTIPLCATIHLSGSTITLVSCSMAVMMLNGMPITFSGMFGFILMLGVTMVAAPGVPGGAVMAALGLLESMLGFGPELTSLMIALYLTQDSFGTACNVTGDGAIAIIVNKFAGFNLIKRTKKETAEA